From a region of the Methylocystis hirsuta genome:
- the phaR gene encoding polyhydroxyalkanoate synthesis repressor PhaR, with product MATEKKPTTIKKYANRRLYDTGTSTYVTLEDLAGMVKRGEDFVVCDAKTGDDITRPVLAQIIFEQEGKEGQSLLPIAFLRQLIRFYGDSMQMLVPSYLEFSIDKLTKEQQRFRDQFTSALGVGGAPFAEPTRAAFQSLEEQARKNMAVFRQALTMFNPFGVPTEGMMTTAPSLDEQEGAGGARKEGGDVADLKRQLDELNKRIDNLSKG from the coding sequence ATGGCGACTGAGAAAAAACCCACAACGATCAAGAAATACGCCAACCGTCGGCTCTACGACACCGGAACGAGCACCTATGTGACGCTGGAGGACCTTGCCGGGATGGTGAAGCGCGGCGAGGATTTCGTCGTGTGCGATGCAAAAACCGGCGATGACATCACCCGCCCGGTGCTGGCCCAGATCATCTTCGAGCAGGAGGGCAAAGAAGGCCAAAGCCTGCTGCCGATCGCCTTCCTGCGCCAGCTCATCCGCTTCTACGGCGACTCGATGCAGATGCTCGTGCCGAGCTATCTCGAATTCTCGATCGACAAGCTGACGAAGGAACAGCAAAGGTTCCGAGATCAATTCACCTCGGCGCTCGGAGTCGGCGGCGCTCCCTTCGCCGAACCGACACGGGCGGCATTCCAGTCGCTCGAAGAGCAGGCGCGCAAGAACATGGCCGTCTTCCGTCAGGCGCTGACCATGTTCAATCCCTTCGGCGTGCCGACGGAAGGCATGATGACCACGGCGCCGTCGCTCGACGAGCAGGAAGGCGCCGGCGGCGCGCGCAAGGAAGGCGGCGACGTCGCCGACCTGAAGCGCCAGCTCGACGAGCTGAACAAGCGGATCGATAATTTATCGAAGGGGTGA
- a CDS encoding SCP2 sterol-binding domain-containing protein, giving the protein MVDRSLSFARDAADLDANALRDIALEAGADDVGLVSLDDPALDDQRGDILAAFPFARTLISFVLRMNRENIRSPARSVANLEFHHAADDCDEVARAIAHSLEARGVRAAYPSMGFPMEASRWPDKMWIVSHKPVAVAAGLGRMGLHRNVIHPKFGNFILLGTVAVDIDLEARARPLDFNPCFECKLCVATCPTGAIAPDGHFDFGACYTHNYREFMGGFGEWVETIADSKSARAYRARTSDAETVSMWQSLAFGPNYKAAYCMAVCPAGADVIGAYQADKKRYLQEILDPLQKKAETVYVVADSDAEAYVARRFPGKTPKRVGSAPRPVTIEGFLSGLRLRFQRSKSTGLDAVYHFVFTGADRRSATIVIANKTLSVDDGLVGDKRLTVTADSETWLRFVRKETSLVWALLRGKIRLRGDPRLLLAFGRCFPG; this is encoded by the coding sequence ATGGTAGATCGCAGCCTCTCCTTCGCACGTGACGCCGCAGATCTCGATGCGAACGCCCTCCGCGACATTGCTCTTGAGGCCGGCGCCGACGACGTCGGCCTTGTCTCGCTCGACGATCCGGCGCTTGACGATCAGCGGGGCGATATCCTCGCTGCCTTTCCCTTCGCGCGAACGCTCATCTCCTTCGTCCTCCGCATGAACCGCGAGAACATCCGCAGTCCCGCGCGATCCGTCGCCAATCTCGAATTCCACCATGCAGCCGATGATTGCGACGAAGTCGCGCGCGCGATCGCCCACTCCCTCGAAGCGCGCGGCGTGCGCGCCGCCTATCCGTCGATGGGATTCCCGATGGAGGCGTCACGGTGGCCGGACAAGATGTGGATCGTCTCGCACAAGCCCGTCGCCGTCGCCGCGGGTCTCGGGCGCATGGGACTCCATCGCAATGTGATCCATCCGAAGTTCGGCAATTTCATTCTGCTTGGCACGGTCGCCGTCGACATCGACCTTGAGGCGCGCGCCAGGCCGCTCGACTTCAATCCGTGCTTCGAATGCAAGCTCTGCGTCGCCACTTGTCCAACGGGCGCGATTGCGCCGGACGGACATTTCGACTTCGGCGCCTGCTACACGCATAATTATCGCGAGTTCATGGGCGGTTTCGGCGAGTGGGTAGAGACGATCGCGGATTCAAAAAGCGCGCGCGCCTATCGCGCGAGAACCAGCGACGCCGAGACCGTCTCGATGTGGCAGAGCCTCGCCTTCGGTCCGAACTACAAGGCGGCCTATTGCATGGCCGTCTGCCCGGCGGGCGCCGATGTGATTGGCGCCTATCAGGCGGATAAGAAGCGTTATCTTCAGGAGATCCTCGATCCGCTGCAGAAGAAAGCCGAGACGGTCTACGTCGTCGCTGACTCCGACGCCGAAGCTTATGTGGCGCGCCGGTTTCCGGGCAAGACGCCGAAACGCGTGGGCTCGGCGCCACGTCCCGTGACGATCGAGGGCTTCCTCTCCGGCTTGCGACTCCGCTTTCAGCGCAGCAAGTCGACCGGTCTCGACGCCGTCTACCACTTCGTCTTCACCGGCGCGGACCGTCGCAGCGCCACTATCGTCATCGCCAACAAAACGCTCAGCGTCGACGACGGGCTTGTCGGCGACAAGCGACTGACCGTGACCGCCGACTCCGAAACTTGGCTACGCTTCGTGCGCAAGGAGACGAGCCTCGTCTGGGCGCTGCTGCGCGGCAAGATCAGGCTGCGCGGCGATCCGCGTCTGCTGCTGGCCTTCGGGCGCTGCTTTCCAGGCTGA
- a CDS encoding lysylphosphatidylglycerol synthase transmembrane domain-containing protein — translation MSVEDDRLRPTRLAPELRLSEIVSPVGGLRTLSANSGPQRATSSIKYISQRSGYVALILNAAFFAYISYWLYQNIEFADLSQELKQLPLSAIMIAMTMNVFVLLFYGSRLSTLLEGGLLSGFLIATMGFTFNSLVPFRAGEGVKIYFGHSYYNYAIGGISAAVLLEKLYDVTAIILLSLLILASSDSRIVDPRLLIAAAVIISMVFCGMFVFRRKAVVWRLPEWRILDALRLDAFFKQAGGLVAHHRAARTAFFTASIWTTNVCLVYVAFRTLLPEIDFTLIHAMTLLMIGALAVAVPASPAGLGLFEAGIVAYLVNGYGVQKERAISTALAYHFSITAPHTLIIVGFLGVAFFRWLKVRVTPQSAAQRPAQAQDSASTLT, via the coding sequence ATGAGCGTAGAGGACGATCGACTTCGACCGACGCGTCTCGCGCCCGAGCTGCGATTGAGCGAGATTGTCTCGCCGGTCGGCGGCCTTCGGACTTTGTCCGCGAACTCGGGGCCGCAGCGAGCGACCAGCTCGATAAAATACATCTCTCAGCGTAGCGGATATGTCGCGCTGATTTTGAACGCCGCTTTTTTTGCCTACATATCCTACTGGCTCTATCAGAACATCGAATTCGCCGATCTGTCGCAGGAGCTCAAGCAGCTCCCGTTAAGCGCGATTATGATCGCAATGACGATGAATGTGTTCGTCTTGCTGTTCTACGGGTCGCGCCTGTCGACGCTGCTTGAGGGCGGACTCTTGTCCGGCTTTCTGATCGCCACGATGGGTTTCACCTTCAACAGCCTAGTTCCGTTCAGGGCTGGCGAAGGCGTGAAAATCTATTTTGGACATTCCTATTATAACTATGCAATCGGCGGCATCAGCGCCGCGGTCCTGCTGGAAAAACTCTACGATGTCACAGCGATCATACTTTTATCGCTGCTCATCCTCGCGAGTTCAGATTCACGCATTGTCGATCCGCGCCTGTTGATCGCAGCCGCCGTGATCATTTCGATGGTTTTTTGCGGCATGTTCGTCTTCCGGCGGAAAGCCGTCGTCTGGCGCCTTCCGGAGTGGCGCATCCTAGACGCCTTGCGGCTGGACGCATTTTTCAAACAGGCCGGAGGATTGGTCGCCCATCACCGCGCCGCGAGAACCGCGTTCTTCACGGCCTCGATATGGACGACAAATGTCTGCCTGGTCTACGTCGCCTTTCGAACGCTGCTCCCCGAAATCGATTTCACCCTCATCCACGCGATGACATTATTGATGATCGGCGCGCTCGCGGTCGCCGTTCCCGCAAGCCCCGCCGGCTTGGGACTGTTTGAGGCCGGCATCGTCGCCTATCTCGTCAACGGCTACGGCGTTCAGAAGGAACGCGCCATTTCCACGGCCTTGGCGTATCATTTCTCAATCACCGCGCCCCACACGCTGATCATCGTCGGCTTTCTGGGAGTGGCATTTTTTCGTTGGCTGAAAGTGCGCGTGACGCCTCAGAGCGCTGCGCAGAGGCCCGCGCAGGCGCAAGACTCCGCTTCGACGCTCACCTGA
- the phbB gene encoding acetoacetyl-CoA reductase, with amino-acid sequence MARTAVVTGGTRGIGEAISKALKAAGYTVAATYAGNDEAANKFKAETGIPVFKFDVSDYDACAAGIAQIEKEIGPVDILVNNAGITKDRLFHKMELAQWQAVINTNLNSLFNVTRPVINGMRDRGFGRIIVISSINGQKGQAGQTNYSASKAGDIGFVKALAQESASKGITVNAIAPGYIATEMVKAVPQDVLDKHIIPYIAVGRLGEPEEIARAVVFLAADDAGFITGSTLTINGGQYLH; translated from the coding sequence ATGGCAAGAACTGCAGTTGTGACAGGCGGCACGCGCGGCATCGGCGAAGCGATTTCCAAGGCGCTGAAGGCGGCGGGCTACACTGTCGCGGCCACCTACGCCGGCAATGACGAAGCCGCCAATAAGTTCAAGGCCGAGACGGGCATTCCGGTCTTCAAGTTCGACGTTTCCGACTATGACGCCTGCGCCGCCGGAATCGCGCAGATCGAGAAAGAGATCGGCCCGGTCGACATTCTCGTCAACAACGCCGGCATCACCAAGGACCGTCTGTTCCACAAGATGGAGCTTGCCCAGTGGCAGGCGGTGATCAACACCAATCTCAACTCGCTGTTCAACGTCACGCGCCCGGTCATCAACGGCATGCGCGATCGCGGCTTCGGCCGCATCATCGTCATTTCGTCGATCAACGGCCAGAAGGGCCAGGCCGGCCAGACCAACTATTCCGCCTCCAAGGCCGGCGACATCGGCTTCGTGAAGGCGCTGGCGCAGGAGAGCGCGTCGAAGGGCATCACCGTCAACGCCATCGCGCCGGGCTATATCGCCACCGAGATGGTGAAGGCCGTTCCGCAGGACGTGCTCGACAAGCACATCATTCCCTATATCGCCGTCGGCCGCCTCGGCGAGCCCGAAGAAATCGCGCGCGCCGTCGTGTTTCTTGCCGCCGATGACGCCGGCTTCATCACCGGCTCGACGCTGACGATCAACGGCGGCCAGTATCTGCACTAA
- a CDS encoding acetyl-CoA C-acetyltransferase, which produces MTDIVIVSAARTAVGSFNGAFGSVPAHELGAVAIKAALERAKVQPNEVNEVIFGQVLDSAQGQNPARQAAIKAGVPDSATAFGVNQVCGSGLRAVALAAQQIQAGDASIIVAGGQESMSLAPHASQLRTGTKMGDVKFVDTMIVDGLTDAFNNYHMGVTAENVARQWQITREQQDEFAVKSQNKAEAAQKAGKFKDEIVPYTISTKKGDVVIDADEYIKHGVTIEGVSKLRPAFAKDGTVTAANASGLNDGAAALIIMSADEAKKRGLTPLARIASWATAGVDPSLMGSGPIPASRKSLEKAGWKVADLDLIEANEAFAAQALAVNKDMGWDPAIVNVNGGAIAIGHPIGASGARVLTTLLHEMARRGSKKGLATLCIGGGMGIALTVER; this is translated from the coding sequence ATGACCGATATCGTGATCGTTTCCGCGGCGCGCACCGCCGTCGGATCGTTCAACGGAGCCTTTGGATCGGTTCCGGCCCACGAGCTCGGCGCCGTCGCCATCAAGGCCGCTCTCGAGCGCGCCAAAGTCCAGCCGAATGAGGTCAACGAGGTCATTTTCGGGCAGGTGCTCGACTCCGCGCAGGGCCAAAATCCGGCGCGTCAGGCGGCGATCAAGGCCGGCGTTCCGGACAGCGCCACGGCCTTCGGCGTCAATCAGGTCTGCGGCTCCGGCCTGCGCGCCGTGGCGCTCGCGGCCCAACAGATCCAGGCGGGCGACGCCAGCATCATCGTCGCCGGCGGTCAGGAGTCGATGTCGCTCGCGCCGCATGCGTCGCAGCTGCGCACGGGCACGAAAATGGGCGACGTCAAATTCGTCGACACCATGATCGTCGACGGGCTCACCGACGCCTTCAATAATTATCACATGGGCGTGACCGCCGAGAACGTCGCCAGACAATGGCAGATCACCCGCGAACAGCAGGACGAATTCGCGGTCAAGTCGCAGAACAAGGCCGAGGCGGCGCAGAAGGCCGGCAAGTTCAAGGACGAGATCGTCCCCTATACGATCTCGACCAAGAAGGGCGACGTCGTCATCGACGCCGACGAATACATCAAGCATGGCGTCACGATCGAGGGCGTCTCCAAGCTACGCCCGGCCTTCGCGAAGGACGGCACGGTGACGGCGGCGAACGCCTCAGGCCTCAACGACGGCGCGGCGGCGCTCATCATCATGAGCGCCGATGAGGCCAAGAAGCGCGGCCTGACGCCGCTGGCGCGCATCGCCTCCTGGGCGACCGCCGGCGTCGATCCGTCGCTGATGGGCTCCGGGCCGATCCCCGCATCGCGCAAATCGCTGGAGAAGGCCGGCTGGAAGGTCGCCGACCTCGATCTCATCGAGGCGAACGAAGCCTTCGCGGCGCAGGCGCTCGCGGTCAACAAGGACATGGGCTGGGATCCCGCGATCGTGAACGTCAACGGCGGCGCGATCGCCATCGGCCATCCGATCGGCGCCTCCGGCGCGCGCGTGCTCACCACGCTCCTGCACGAGATGGCGCGTCGCGGCTCCAAGAAGGGCCTCGCGACGCTCTGCATCGGCGGCGGCATGGGCATCGCGCTGACGGTGGAACGGTAA
- a CDS encoding pirin family protein produces the protein MSILGGADTAAKAIELQIAPRGRDLGGFSVRRALPNERRQMVGPFIFYDHFGPVQFGPGQGIDVRPHPHIGLATVTYLFDGRILHRDSLANVQEIAPGAMNLMTAGRGIVHSERTPPGPRAAGQQMLGVQSWLALPLAHEETEPSFQHFSADVLPAVDDRGVFARVIAGAAFGTTSPVETLSDWFYVELRLAVGASAPLDADYEQRALYLVEGAIEIAGERFDEPQLLIFGPGAAITIRALSDARMMLLGGAPVDGRRFVWWNLVSSSKERIEQAKRDWREGKFPSVPGDAEFIPLPEE, from the coding sequence ATGTCCATACTTGGCGGCGCCGACACGGCGGCGAAGGCCATTGAACTGCAGATTGCGCCGCGCGGGCGCGATCTCGGCGGCTTCAGCGTCAGGCGCGCGTTGCCTAACGAGCGGCGCCAGATGGTGGGGCCGTTCATCTTTTACGATCATTTCGGCCCGGTTCAATTCGGGCCGGGGCAGGGGATAGACGTGCGTCCCCATCCCCATATCGGTCTTGCGACCGTCACCTATCTTTTTGACGGGCGCATTCTGCATCGCGACAGTTTGGCGAATGTGCAGGAGATCGCGCCTGGCGCGATGAATTTGATGACCGCCGGGCGCGGCATCGTTCATTCCGAGCGCACGCCGCCGGGTCCGCGCGCGGCGGGGCAACAGATGCTCGGCGTGCAAAGCTGGCTGGCCTTGCCGCTGGCGCATGAAGAAACCGAGCCGAGCTTCCAGCATTTTAGCGCCGACGTTCTTCCTGCCGTTGACGATCGAGGCGTGTTCGCGCGCGTGATCGCCGGCGCGGCGTTCGGGACAACGTCGCCCGTGGAGACCCTATCGGATTGGTTCTATGTCGAGCTGCGTCTCGCCGTCGGCGCTTCGGCGCCGCTCGACGCCGACTATGAGCAGCGCGCGCTTTATCTCGTCGAGGGCGCCATAGAGATCGCCGGCGAACGTTTCGACGAGCCGCAATTGCTGATCTTCGGCCCCGGCGCCGCGATCACGATCCGCGCGCTTTCCGATGCGCGGATGATGCTGCTTGGCGGCGCGCCGGTCGACGGGCGCCGCTTCGTCTGGTGGAACCTCGTCTCTTCCAGCAAGGAGCGGATCGAACAGGCGAAGCGTGATTGGCGGGAAGGGAAGTTCCCATCAGTGCCGGGCGACGCGGAGTTCATTCCGCTGCCGGAAGAGTAG
- a CDS encoding MarR family winged helix-turn-helix transcriptional regulator yields MTSLDQADVKLCAQSCAAANIRRASRAITRLYGQFMAATGLEPTQYSLLVACSLTGGATVSKLAEYFALDRSALARNLAVLEKRGLVKVKHGDDRRTRKIALTPFGEATLANAMPHWREAQNAVESKFGAERLQKLLSELRVLTEATSPISTSPI; encoded by the coding sequence ATGACTTCGTTAGACCAAGCCGACGTCAAGCTCTGCGCGCAAAGCTGCGCGGCCGCGAATATTCGCCGCGCCAGCCGCGCCATCACGCGGCTCTATGGACAGTTCATGGCGGCGACCGGTCTGGAGCCGACGCAATATTCGCTGCTCGTCGCCTGCTCTCTCACCGGAGGCGCGACGGTCAGCAAACTGGCCGAATATTTCGCGCTTGATCGCAGCGCGCTTGCGCGAAACCTCGCGGTTTTGGAGAAGCGCGGACTTGTAAAAGTAAAGCATGGCGACGATCGCCGCACGCGCAAGATCGCGCTGACGCCGTTCGGCGAGGCGACTCTCGCCAACGCCATGCCGCATTGGCGCGAGGCGCAGAATGCAGTGGAGTCGAAATTCGGCGCCGAACGCCTACAAAAGCTTCTCTCCGAACTGCGCGTCCTGACGGAGGCGACCTCGCCAATCTCGACCTCGCCAATCTAA
- the rph gene encoding ribonuclease PH, whose protein sequence is MRPSKRAPDEMRQVSFERGVARYAEGSCLVKFGNTQVLCAASLEDKPPPWLRGQGRGWVTAEYSMLPRATHTRTRREAAAGRLSGRTQEIQRLIGRSLRAVTNLPALGERQIVVDCDVIQADGGTRTASITGAWLALHDCLDWMRSRSIVKESPLRDHVAAVSCGIFNATPVIDLDYAEDSTAATDANFVLTGSGGLVEIQATAEVAVFSQDELSAMLALAQQGVADLVALQKAALA, encoded by the coding sequence ATGCGCCCCAGTAAACGCGCGCCCGACGAGATGCGCCAGGTGAGTTTCGAGCGAGGCGTCGCCCGCTACGCCGAGGGCTCCTGCCTCGTAAAATTCGGCAATACGCAGGTGCTCTGCGCGGCGTCGCTCGAAGACAAGCCGCCGCCGTGGCTGCGCGGCCAGGGCCGAGGCTGGGTGACGGCGGAATATTCCATGCTGCCGCGCGCCACCCACACGCGCACGCGTCGCGAGGCCGCCGCCGGGAGACTCTCGGGACGCACGCAGGAAATCCAGCGTCTCATCGGCCGCTCGCTGCGCGCCGTCACCAATCTGCCAGCGCTTGGCGAGCGGCAAATCGTCGTCGACTGCGACGTCATCCAGGCGGACGGCGGCACGCGCACGGCGTCGATCACTGGCGCCTGGCTGGCGCTGCATGATTGCCTTGATTGGATGCGTTCGCGCTCCATCGTCAAGGAAAGCCCGCTGCGCGATCATGTCGCCGCGGTGTCCTGCGGCATCTTCAACGCGACCCCGGTGATCGACCTCGATTACGCCGAGGATTCAACCGCGGCGACCGACGCCAATTTTGTCCTCACCGGGTCGGGCGGCCTCGTTGAAATTCAGGCGACAGCCGAAGTCGCGGTTTTTTCCCAGGATGAATTGTCGGCCATGCTGGCGCTCGCCCAGCAGGGGGTCGCGGACCTCGTCGCTCTGCAGAAAGCGGCGCTCGCGTAA
- a CDS encoding elongation factor G: MGQILSPASSQGAHSHEARARGPRLIALAGPFQCGKTTLLEAILAHAGAIPRQGPVAAGASVGDSSPEARAHQMSVESNVATVDYMGDGYTFIDLPGSVEFAHDSRNILPTVDAAVVVCEADPRKIPALQLILRQLEELGVPHFIFLNKIDAATIDVREALSILQQASRTPLLLRQVPIWNNGVAVGFIDLALERAYVYREHAPSEVVDISGGDVATEKEARYSMLERLADYDDALMEELISDIEPPRDQVFDDLTKELRAGLVVPLFIGSAERGAGVTRLLKAMRHEGPGIEATRVRLGVGEGGPALARIIRTIHTPHGGKMSVARVLRGSLADGQTVASPQGEDRISGMSHLMGAATSKTTEAKTGDVVALGRLDHAQTGDTIVADARSGAADLQKTRAEAPDPVHALALNVKDRKDEMRLAAAMTKLIEEDPSLVFVHDQELSQIKLFGQGEMHLRVALERLASRFNVAVDCSKPTVAYRETIRHKVTVRGRHKKQSGGHGQFGDVVMEIAPRGRGEGFAFSERVHGGSVPRQYFSSVEAGCQDALLHGPLGFPVVDVEAVLTDGSYHSVDSSDMAFRTAARIGMSEALEKAEPILLEPVLAVDIFVPSDAMSRATGIVSARRGQIMGFGPREGWDGWDKLETLIPEAEMDNLIVELRSATAGAGFYQARFDHLAEVVGKQARDIVAAHTAKANGG, encoded by the coding sequence ATGGGTCAAATATTGTCCCCAGCGTCGTCCCAAGGAGCGCATTCTCACGAGGCGAGAGCACGGGGCCCCCGGCTGATTGCGCTGGCGGGCCCGTTCCAATGCGGCAAGACCACTCTTCTCGAGGCTATTCTGGCCCACGCCGGCGCGATCCCGCGGCAGGGCCCCGTCGCTGCGGGAGCCAGCGTCGGCGACTCCAGTCCGGAAGCCCGCGCCCATCAGATGAGCGTCGAGTCCAATGTCGCGACGGTCGATTATATGGGCGACGGCTACACATTCATCGATCTGCCAGGCTCCGTCGAATTCGCCCATGACTCGCGCAATATCCTGCCGACGGTCGACGCCGCCGTCGTCGTCTGCGAGGCCGACCCCCGCAAGATACCGGCGTTGCAGCTCATTTTGCGCCAGCTCGAAGAGCTCGGCGTGCCGCATTTCATTTTCCTGAACAAGATCGACGCCGCGACCATCGATGTGCGCGAGGCGCTCAGCATTCTGCAGCAGGCCTCCCGCACGCCGCTGCTGCTGCGCCAAGTTCCGATCTGGAACAATGGCGTCGCGGTCGGCTTCATCGATCTCGCGCTGGAGCGCGCCTATGTCTATCGCGAACATGCGCCGTCAGAAGTCGTCGACATTTCCGGGGGCGACGTCGCGACCGAGAAAGAAGCCCGCTATTCGATGCTGGAGCGGCTCGCCGACTACGACGACGCGCTGATGGAGGAGCTGATTTCCGATATCGAGCCGCCGCGCGATCAGGTGTTCGACGACCTCACCAAGGAATTGCGCGCCGGGCTGGTCGTGCCTTTGTTCATCGGCTCGGCCGAACGGGGCGCCGGCGTGACGCGGCTGTTGAAAGCGATGCGCCACGAGGGGCCGGGAATCGAAGCGACCCGGGTGCGGCTCGGCGTCGGCGAGGGCGGCCCCGCGCTGGCGCGCATCATCCGTACGATCCACACGCCGCACGGCGGGAAAATGTCGGTCGCGCGCGTGCTGCGCGGCTCCCTTGCGGACGGGCAGACCGTCGCTTCGCCGCAGGGAGAGGATCGCATTTCGGGCATGTCGCATTTGATGGGCGCCGCGACGAGCAAGACGACGGAGGCGAAGACCGGAGACGTCGTCGCTCTCGGGCGCCTCGATCATGCGCAGACCGGCGACACGATCGTCGCCGACGCCCGCTCGGGCGCGGCGGATCTGCAGAAGACGCGCGCGGAAGCTCCCGATCCGGTGCACGCCCTCGCGCTCAATGTGAAGGACCGCAAGGACGAGATGCGCCTCGCCGCGGCGATGACGAAGCTCATCGAAGAGGATCCTTCGCTCGTTTTTGTCCATGATCAGGAGCTGTCGCAGATCAAGCTCTTCGGCCAAGGTGAGATGCATTTGCGCGTCGCGCTCGAACGCCTCGCCTCGCGCTTCAACGTCGCGGTCGACTGCTCAAAGCCGACGGTCGCCTATCGCGAAACGATCCGCCATAAGGTCACCGTCCGCGGCCGTCACAAGAAGCAGTCGGGCGGACATGGCCAGTTCGGCGACGTTGTGATGGAGATCGCGCCACGCGGCCGCGGCGAAGGATTCGCCTTCAGCGAGCGCGTGCACGGCGGCTCCGTGCCCAGGCAATATTTCTCATCCGTCGAGGCCGGCTGTCAGGACGCCTTGCTGCACGGCCCGTTAGGCTTTCCGGTGGTCGACGTCGAGGCGGTGCTGACCGACGGCTCGTACCATTCCGTCGATTCTTCCGACATGGCGTTCCGCACCGCGGCGCGCATCGGCATGAGCGAAGCCTTGGAAAAGGCCGAGCCGATCCTGCTGGAGCCGGTGCTCGCGGTCGATATTTTCGTGCCGAGCGACGCCATGTCGCGCGCAACTGGCATCGTCTCGGCGCGGCGCGGCCAGATCATGGGCTTTGGTCCGCGCGAGGGTTGGGACGGCTGGGACAAGCTCGAAACTCTGATTCCCGAGGCGGAGATGGACAATCTCATCGTCGAGTTGCGCTCCGCGACGGCGGGCGCCGGCTTTTACCAAGCGCGCTTCGACCATCTCGCGGAAGTCGTCGGCAAGCAGGCGCGCGACATCGTCGCCGCTCATACGGCGAAGGCGAACGGGGGATAG
- a CDS encoding L,D-transpeptidase, protein MRHRTECGPRLVYNALIETSNIERKTMNRRTSKIAQFAFAAALIGAASAPQAAAAREFVHYHSELDPGSIVVSEHERKLYLIVDQDDAIAYKVAVPKAGKEWSGVVQINAKFVEPDWTPPEDVKHDHPELPEVIPGGASNNPMGARAMTLSEGQVAIHGTTQKMRKSIGSAASYGCIRMLNEDVVDLYDRVAVGATVVVTP, encoded by the coding sequence GTGCGCCACCGCACGGAATGCGGGCCGCGCCTCGTCTACAACGCGCTCATCGAGACATCGAACATCGAGCGCAAGACAATGAACCGCCGCACTTCCAAGATCGCCCAATTCGCTTTCGCCGCCGCCCTCATCGGCGCCGCCTCGGCGCCGCAGGCCGCCGCCGCCCGCGAATTCGTTCATTATCACTCCGAGCTCGATCCCGGCTCCATCGTCGTCAGCGAGCACGAGCGCAAGCTCTATCTCATCGTCGATCAGGACGACGCCATCGCCTACAAGGTCGCTGTGCCGAAGGCGGGCAAGGAATGGAGCGGCGTCGTGCAGATCAACGCCAAATTCGTCGAGCCCGATTGGACGCCGCCGGAAGACGTGAAGCACGATCATCCGGAACTGCCGGAGGTGATCCCCGGCGGCGCGTCGAATAACCCGATGGGCGCCCGCGCCATGACGCTCAGCGAGGGTCAGGTCGCGATCCACGGCACGACGCAGAAGATGCGCAAGTCGATCGGCTCGGCTGCTTCCTACGGCTGCATCCGCATGCTCAACGAGGACGTCGTCGATCTTTACGACCGCGTCGCCGTCGGCGCCACCGTGGTGGTGACTCCGTAA